In the Perca flavescens isolate YP-PL-M2 chromosome 20, PFLA_1.0, whole genome shotgun sequence genome, one interval contains:
- the fuca2 gene encoding plasma alpha-L-fucosidase: MGGLTVSFLLSMLLISTCRAKYEPNWKSIDSRPLPEWYDQAKFGIFIHWGVFSVPSFGSEWFWWYWQKQKLKPYVDFMQRNYPPDFKYQDFASQFTAEFFDAKEWTDIFVSSGAKYIILTTKHHEGFTLWGSKNSWNWNAVDVGPKRDLVDEVASALRANSDLRLGLYHSLFEWFNPLFEQDAANVFTTQYFPTSKTLPELYELIVKYKPEVLWSDGDGDAPDKYWNSTGFLAWLYNDSPVRDTVVTNDRWGSGSICTHGGYYTCADRYQPGHLLKHKWENCMTIDTKSWGYRRNAPLRDYLTIEQLVATLVETVSCGGNLLMNIGPTHDGRIAPIFEERLRQVGQWLKINGESIYNTTAWRAQNDTVTPNIWYTFRPKEKSIFAILLEWPNNGSVILNEPVATQGQTQVVLLGHGSVQWEPVKPSGLRVLLPQLSFSQMPCQWAWTLRLAGAT, from the exons ATGGGAGGTTTAActgtttctttccttttatcGATGCTGTTGATCAGCACCTGCAGAGCAAAATACGAACCTAACTGGAAATCCATCGACTCCAGACCGCTGCCAGAGTGGTACGATCAGGCCAAGTTTGGCATCTTCATACACTGGGGAGTTTTCTCTGTTCCGAGCTTCGGCAGTGAGTGGTTCTG GTGGTACTGGCAGAAGCAAAAACTAAAGCCGTATGTTGACTTCATGCAGAGGAATTATCCTCCAGACTTCAAGTATCAAGACTTTGCATCACAGTTCACTGCTGAGTTCTTTGATGCCAAAGAGTGGACGGACATCTTTGTCTCATCAGGTGCAAAGTACATCATCCTAACCACAAAACACCATGAAG GTTTCACACTATGGGGCTCAAAAAACTCCTGGAACTGGAATGCAGTGGATGTTGGACCAAAGAGAGATCTGGTAGATGAAGTGGCGAGTGCTCTCCGTGCTAACAGTGACCTGCGTTTAGGGCTGTATCACTCTCTCTTTGAGTGGTTTAATCCGCTCTTTGAACAGGACGCTGCCAATGTCTTCACTACACAATACTTTCCAACCAGTAAAACTCTGCCCGAGCTTTATGAGCTCATTGTCAAGTACAAACCAGAGGTACTTTGGTCTGATGGGGATGGTGACGCACCTGACAAGTACTGGAATAGCACAGGTTTCTTAGCCTGGCTCTATAACGACAG TCCTGTGCGAGACACAGTGGTGACGAATGATCGCTGGGGCTCTGGCTCCATCTGCACCCACGGTGGATATTACACCTGTGCTGATCGCTACCAGCCAGGACACCTGCTCAAACACAAGTGGGAAAACTGCATGACCATCGACACAAAGTCCTGGGGTTACAGACGCAACGCTCCTCTCCGGGACTACCTCACCATAGAGCAGCTTGTAGCA ACATTGGTGGAGACTGTGTCCTGTGGGGGAAACCTGCTGATGAACATCGGCCCGACACACGATGGAAGGATCGCTCCCATCTTTGAGGAGCGTCTGAGGCAGGTGGGTCAGTGGTTGAAGATCAACGGGGAGTCCATCTACAACACAACAGCATGGCGGGCTCAGAACGACACCGTCACTCCCAACATCTG GTACACTTTCAGACCAAAGGAAAAGAGCATCTTTGCTATTTTACTGGAGTGGCCCAATAATGGATCTGTGATTCTGAATGAACCTGTGGCTACACAAGGACAGACTCAG GTGGTGCTTCTTGGCCACGGGTCTGTGCAGTGGGAACCTGTGAAGCCCAGCGGGCTGCGGGTTCTGCTGCCCCAGCTCTCCTTCAGCCAGATGCCATGCCAGTGGGCCTGGACACTGAGGCTGGCTGGGGCCACTTAG